DNA sequence from the Labrus bergylta chromosome 13, fLabBer1.1, whole genome shotgun sequence genome:
ACGCCCAGGCCCTGCAGGGATCTGAACAGGAGAAACTGGACTATACACTTAACAACAAGCGCAGGGTGATCCGCCTGGTGATGCAGTGGGCTGCAGTACATGGAGAtcacctgcaggaggaggacatgtcGGTGGCCTTCCTAGAGGTCAGCCTACACATAGAAGGAACAAAAAGCAGCTGTCTATCTACTGTAcagttattgttattttattactGAACATGTATTAGTAAAGTAATCAAGTCAACAGAAGCCCTTAAGgcaagtaagaaaaaaaaatgtcattgtttacttttgttttttcctgcatAGTCTTTCTTAGTTCTCTTCTTTTCATTCATGAGTTCTAGTGTGTGTTTTGGTCAGTTTTACAActtgcaaaatacaaaaaaaatatatgggATGGGGGGATCACACAATTATATTTTCAgtattattttctttgtcagtGACAAAAGAGTTGACAAGAAAgttctgagatttaaaaacaattctgtttgttgttgtaatacTCATTATGACCACAAGAGGCTGAGTGCACCACCTGTCATAACAGGATACAAAGCATTCATGTTTCTTCTCACTTAGAGGAAACAGAGGGAAAACAAAATTTACCTGAAAGAGACAAGTATGCTTTCAGCTAATTGGAAATAACAGAGAGGCATTCTTAAAGTTTGTCACTTCttctgttgaaaaaaacaattaggTCAGACCTTAAGGGATACGTAGGCAGAATAATATTGACcaaatgttcatgtttgtgttgtgatatGTGTCTGTCCGGTGATTCCAGATGTTGAACTTGTAGTTCTATAGTTATGTTTATCCAGGGCTTGTTGTGTTCTGCAGGAGTTTCTTGTGGCTGTTTCTCATGATGCCAAAGTGATTTCAGCACTCAGGGATCAGCTAGCAGAGCTGGAGAGAATTGTAAAGCAGAAGTAAGTTTTTGGGGGTTATCAgaagaatacatttaaatcttGAAAATGGccatctttttttgttattgataATATTGTAAGCACCATGATCCTCCTGCATGTGCTTACAAATCAAAAGTAACGTCCTGGTGATCATTTCCCTCCAGGTTTTTAATGGTAATCAAATGTACTGAACTTAAGTGGTGCTTTTTCTTTTATGGTGTAGCTCTGAAGATGCCAAAGTCTCacagaaaaaggtaaaaaagattattttccCCACTTTCCTTCAATATTGAAGTCTATGTGAGGGTATTATTGTAATGTTAAAGAAATGAtgactgaatgtgttttttattctcagCACAAAGTCCTTCTGCGACAGTTCAGTATGGGAGATGAGAAGCTTCAGAGACGCCAGCCGATCAAGAGTAATGATGAAAGTGAGTAAAGGACATGTccacacatttcatttgaatctATGACAGAAGGCGTGTCATGGCCTGTGGCTCATTAGAGGTTTACTGTTGCTTCACACTCCTGTCTTTAACTGTTACATCATATCTGCTTGTTGAAACTTTTGTGAAGCAATATCTTCAATCTTACACAAAACACTCGTCAGTGCTGTGTAGTCCAGTGTTTAAATAGGAgtgtacattttcatttaaagtataATACAACTTGTAATCTATTACTCAGGGACTTTATGAGGAATGTGATGTAGGATTTTATGTTGTTGTGACTATACCTGCACTATAGTAATACAATATGCAAGGTGCTATCACATGAttaaaaatcacaacaacatgAAGATTGATCATTTAATAAATCCTGAAAAATGAATGTTAGGTATAATTCATTTTTTACGTCTGTCTGCTTTTCTTCATATTTACATAGTACCTGAGATTGTGACATGTTCCTCTGGaatcacaaaataaatccatcaaATAATTGTTTTCATGTCCATATTGGTACCAATTCTTTTGAGGGTAGCCAATAGCTAACTTTAGCTTCCTCTGAATCTTTCAAAATGAGATCACAGCATCCATAAATCAGTTACAATGCACACATGCAGAGTGAGAAGGCGTtgctttttttacattaaatacattttttagatTGATTGTGATAAATTCTGACTTTTGGGGTGTGTTTATTGTGATAGCAAAGAAATAGAGATTTACTGTGCAGCCCTTGTTGTGACACATGTTTATTGAGGACCTTATCTTTTTCCAATATGTCACAAGATCATAACATGGGAATGGGATACTTGacagaatattattattaatataaatagtTCTTTAGATACATACCTTGTTGGCAAAAAGGATGACATGTTTTGACAGTACAGGACATTTATCAGGACATATGAAGATTAAATCCTgtgaatcaaaacattttttttgcctgtgtAAACCCTTGAAATAAAGCAATGTGGGCTGTTTCAATGAGGTAAAACAATCCAGGATTTCACAAGGAAAGCAAAATAACCAAACAATATAGAAAAAATGGATTTAGCAAGAAActagttattttcttttttttaatcagttttgCCTGCCCCCTTGATTTAAAGCTCTGTGTATCTAATTTTCTGATACTGCCTCACCACTCCTTCAAGCCGTTGCTGACAGTCCCTTAATGTGCTCTACTTTACGCCCACAGTTCTGCTCAAAGTCTACTGCTGTGACCACACCTACACAACAATCCGGGTCCCTGTCGTGGCCTCTGTCAGGGAGGTCATCGGTGCCGTGGCCGACAAGCTGGGGTCAGCCGAGGACCTGCTCCTTGTCCACCTCAGCTCTGCAGGAggtgagagcagcagcagctacgtGCTAATCAAATGATTGGAGAGGGCATGTAAGGGGAGAGCCAACGTGTGGTATCACAATAATTAATCCCAGAATGATCGAGTGAGTCATTAGCTGTCTTTTGCAGACTGTTAATGGCTGGTGCAGTCGGTGCTGCAGAATGGCCTGACTAACCCCGGCCATGCTTTTCTGCCAACATTGGTGCAAGATGCTGCTACTTACTATACTGTACTGTTTCATACTTGACCTACTTGACCACTTGCTTGGAGTTGATAATCATCTCTGCAAAGTGACCTTTAGctttacaaagaaaaaataaggaCCACCACTGGTTTTAACTAACctattgtttaatttaaaagtgtTATTGCATGGCAGATTTTACAGTATTATAATAGAATGGCATAAGATGTTGTCCATCATCCCTCAAGGTTATTAAAACTGGCATTTACCTATAATGAATGTACATAGTCTAAAACCAAGAAATCCTTAACAAAAATTTGTCTCCATGCATGCTAACAGATCTGTGATCTACAGTCTCACATGTCCAACATCTTCATACATTtctttagcatgctaacatttggtGATTAGCACTAAAGTCAAAGCTGAAGCTGACAAGTATATAACATATATCAAAGAAGTCGTGCAAACGAGTTAACAAGTAtaaaatctgcttttatttcacCTCTGGATAAAAGGTATATTAAACTCTATTACAGCTCACCCTGAGAAACGATGAATATGTGCCACACACTTTATCATAATCAATAAATCACATTCATGACCACATCTCACTGAAATCTTAACTAGCTAATTAATGATGGAGCAAGAAAAAGTCAGGGGGTCATAACAACACCTCAGCCATGAATATCAGTACAAAATCCATCATATATTTAATATACACCTCCAGTATTGAAGGGTCTGATGGAGGGATGGACTTACTGCAACTAATAACCGGCATAcaattttggctttaaataggcagtattgttttttttaaaggtttacttTTAGGCATTTTATGTGTTTAATTAGAGATaagatagtggatagagtcagaaatcggggagagagagagagaaggaatgACATAAAGGACAGGAGCCACAGTTCAGACCCGAACCAGAGCCTCCtgacatggggcgcacgcactaaccactaggctaccagcgccctgGCAGTAAAGTTTTAATGAAGGATctgaatttacaaaaaaatgttatgtGTATGGAGACTTAACATGttaacaccttttaaaaaaatctgtgttatgtttttgttttaaagagaaaGTCGTCTTCAAGCACAATGACGTTTCAGTATTCTCCACTGTCAGTGTTAATGGTCGTCTGTTTGCCTGCCGGAGGGATCAGCTGGACTCTTTGGTGGGTTCACACACAAATTCATAAAAACGAGGCTTAATTGCATAACTGTGCATCTTTGACACCTTTTACTAGAAATGTGTAACTCTGAATACATGTTTTTCATATTATTCATGGATAGATTGTCTCCTATACTTTCTAAATCTGGCTAGCTCTTTCTGTGTATTTAAAGAAGAATCTCTACATATCAGTCTTTATGCTCCATTTTAAACAGCTgaacttcttttcttttctatcatttatttagttttattggTACATGCTTATTTCACTGGAACAAAGTGCCAttgttgcatcatttttttcacAAGACTTCCAGAAACAGTAGATATCATGATTACTAAAAATAAAACCCATTTTATTTTCTAGACGCCTTTACCTGAGCAGGAGGGTCCCTCTTCAGGGTTTCTGACCAGCTTTGAGTTAATGAGCTCAAAAGATGTGGCCTACCACATGACCTCCTATGACTGGGAGCTTTTTAACTGTGTACATGAGGTAAGACTGTGACACGTCATGTGATGTTCCTTATAAGATGGAAACATtaacatgatttgtttttaattgatgcttgatttagttttattttaaaacaatgtctttgtctttgctGTCCTACAGCTTGAACTCATCTATCACACAATTGGGAGgcaaaatgtgaagaaaaccACGGTGAACCTGGATTTGTTCCTAAGGAGGTTTAATGAAATCCAGTTCTGGGTGATCACAGAGATGTGTCTGTGCTCTCAGTTCAGTAAGAGGGTGCAGCTTCTCAAGAAGTTTATCAAGATCGCCGCCCAGTAATAAACCCTTTATTACTCTCTTTCTTCTTATTTTCACTTTTCCATttcaaatgttccttttttttattggctgttATAACTTCCATGTTTCACCTGTTCTGTCACAGCTGTAAGGAGTACAAGAACCTGAACGCCTTCTTTGCTATCGTTATGGGACTGAGTAACCCGGCAGTGTGCCGATTGAACCAGACCTGGGAGGTGGGTACATGTCTACCCTGAAAAGTGTTCTTATCCTATGTGGGAATTAAGTTTTGTTGTCTTCTGTTTTCATAGAAACTTCCCAGCAAGTTCAAGAAGTTTTATGGGGAATTTGAAAACCTGATGGTAAGTTAGAATATAAATTTGTGTGTCTTAATctttgagttgttttgtttattttaatctcGCTGTCAGCTGGTCGAGTAAGGGTTTAGCAGCATCATCATCCTCCGTCTCTGTGACTGTGATGAATTGTTCTAACACGCTGACAGCAGATCTCAAATTAGTGTGATTGTTTCCACAGGACCCGTCCAGAAACCACCGAGTGTACCGACTCACTGTAGCCAAGCTGGATCCTCCCATCATTCCCTTCATGCCACTGCTGATCAAAGGTCAGACTGGTTTACCGGATGGCCGTTCATTTTTAATGTAACACAGTTCTTCTGCTGtggaatttatttttcatcaaaaaGTACTCTTCCTTTTACTCTTTTTCACCAACCCTTACATCCTCATTTATTTCCCAGATATGACCTTTACTCATGAGGGCAACAAGACGTTTATCGACAATTTGGTCAATTTTGAGAAAATGGTGAGGCTCTTTAAACGGTTGGATTATTATCTTACAAATGGTGAAAATCTTTTTTAAGCCCATCAGATAATAGCTGCTGATTATAGCTCTTTGTCTTCCAGCGGATGATAGCCAACACAGTGAAGATACTCAGATACTGCAGGAGCCAAACATTTGGTAAGTTTGGTTTTTTCTCACTAAAAACAAGGATGAAATATCGAACGGTTTAAAAGAACAGAGATAAAggaaattctacaattcacttagcagacacttttatccaaagcaacgtacatcagagagtaagtacaacacaagcaaggatctagaaaaaagggaacaatgtcagtaagagcaaacgatcagctttgagtctgattggacacacgggtgctgacaggaagtgaccagaggcaaagcacaacattgagggcagttcttgagagctctaatcagtatagaaaccatcttataagtcgtcgttatcaaacaaaaaccatcgtcattaccatcatcatcatcaataatatggagaccatcatcattaagttagtaggtattcatgaaagagctgggtctttagctttttcttaaaggtgcagagggactcagAGGGAAAGAACAGATTTCACTTTGgtattctttgttgttttcttctaatTTTAAACCTCTTTATCTGAATCAGGTCCAGACTCCCCTCAAGCGAGCAAAAACCACCCAGGTATACGGACTTACGTGCGTCAGCTCCACGTGATTGACAACCAAAGGACTCTAACTCAGCTGTCTCATGCACTCGAGCCCCGCAGGTCTTGAAACCACTCAGGAAGACAAACGTTACACTCTGATGCTGATCCATGATATCGCGTGTGTGTTTACATTGGGATGAATCGACTCCAGCACAGGCAATCACATGGAGGAGCTAATGACGTGTCAGATAATGAGACATTGTTTTTGACCCTTTCATTACTCATTTGTCATATTTGAACAACAGTAATTGTTGTTGGATGAAGTACCTCTCATATCACTCTGCTGCAGATATCTCCATCCtcacaaagtcaaaaacaagaGCAACAATTTAAGAGATTAAAGATCTTTAGTGGGTCTTATTCACAAGATTAACATTTGATGCTTTAAAAGTGCAAACTTCATATTTATGATACTCAGTTGTTTCGTATCTTTTGTATTCAAacaatatttatacatatttaaGTGTATGAGATTCTCATGTGTTGTAAACTGtaaacagatatttattttgaCCTGAGCATGCTAAGAGTTGTTctgattattttattcatgtgaGCACATTCTCTTTGAAGTCTGGGATACAGTAAATGACCAAAAAAACCTTTTCTGtgctgtaaatattaaatattttagatgtttttgtgtgtgctgtcaTTATTGTTTAGTCATTTCTTCGATGGTAGAATTTTGCATTTTCTTGAAGTTTTTGCaatcacaaacattttgtaGTTTGTCGTTATGGGACTGTTTTGAGGACCACACAATTGAACATTTCAattgttaaatggtaaatggacttgagcttatatagtgcttttctagtctttcgacgactcaaagtgcttttacaccgcaggtcacaaccacccattcacacactgatggtagttattgctatgtagtatcatccatcagaagtaactaatccgaTTCATACACAATTGACTTAAGTGGTTTCAAATCTTTTAAGTAAAACACTGTCTGATTTGTAAACATCCGTTCATTAGCAACAATTCCATACTAGACCAGGCTGTTTACCTGATGGAGGTCAAGTTACAGAAACGTTGCTGATAACTGTGCTGGAGTTTCACTTGAAAAATTTAAAGGACAATTTACCATCCTACTCACCCGTCTTATGAAATAATGGTATGTAAGTATTTTACTAAGTTGACTTGAATacaacaaaaagtgaaatatttaaagTGAGAGTGAAAAAGTGTTGATTTCTAAGTACAGACTACACAACTTTATGAAAGGGTCTGTGATTAGTAGAACCTCCTATTATATacatataaatgtgtgtgtgtgtgtgtgtgtgtgtgtgtgtgtgtgtgtgtgtgtgtgtgttatatgcaaaataacaaaaaggtatgaaaaaaacaatctttttttaatcaatattttccccttttttataaacaaaattaaaacatacaTTAATGCATCATAGCGCCTTTAGATTTGACGAAAACAATAACATTTGGTCGTCTTCCTCCATGTAGAATATGTGGCTGATCTGTAGTATTGGGTTGTGTAAGTCGATTGTTCCTGTCCAGTGGCCAGGGAGTGT
Encoded proteins:
- the rapgef4a gene encoding rap guanine nucleotide exchange factor 4 isoform X3; its protein translation is MAGLLTPPYGAMESGCSADRMPDKENISNNSFVSVSKHQNKKSFIESPATPHLKCISQVPSEKILQAGKILRNAILSRAPHMIRDRKYHLKTYRQCCVGTELVDWQMQQSSCIHSRIQAVGMWQVLLEEGVLNHVDQELTFQDKYLFYRFLDDEQEDAPFPNEEERRESLEELQDTLLLLSQIGPDAHMRMILRKHPSERSADDLEIIYEELLHIKALSHLSTTVKRELAGVLIFESHAKSGTVLFSQGEEGTSWYIILKGSVNVVIYGKGVVCTLHEGDDFGKLALVNDAPRAASIVLREDNCHFLRVDKEDFNRILRDVEANTVRLKEHGQDVLVLEKSLSSSRASGHGASSSHFKYKVMSGTPEKILEHLLEMMRLDSQFTESDAALDDFVLVHCVFIPNTQLCPVLMAHYHAQALQGSEQEKLDYTLNNKRRVIRLVMQWAAVHGDHLQEEDMSVAFLEEFLVAVSHDAKVISALRDQLAELERIVKQNSEDAKVSQKKHKVLLRQFSMGDEKLQRRQPIKSNDEILLKVYCCDHTYTTIRVPVVASVREVIGAVADKLGSAEDLLLVHLSSAGEKVVFKHNDVSVFSTVSVNGRLFACRRDQLDSLTPLPEQEGPSSGFLTSFELMSSKDVAYHMTSYDWELFNCVHELELIYHTIGRQNVKKTTVNLDLFLRRFNEIQFWVITEMCLCSQFSKRVQLLKKFIKIAAHCKEYKNLNAFFAIVMGLSNPAVCRLNQTWEKLPSKFKKFYGEFENLMDPSRNHRVYRLTVAKLDPPIIPFMPLLIKDMTFTHEGNKTFIDNLVNFEKMRMIANTVKILRYCRSQTFGPDSPQASKNHPGIRTYVRQLHVIDNQRTLTQLSHALEPRRS